From Bacillus rossius redtenbacheri isolate Brsri chromosome 16, Brsri_v3, whole genome shotgun sequence, a single genomic window includes:
- the LOC134540186 gene encoding zinc finger protein 235-like — protein MDAGGMTSQPRLTVKREVEAEMPARSSCKNVCGGPTENGNLHFAFVKWTPSVDTLHESLPLIKCEREDPLECEPEDAGGCDTLAPVSCKDNVQQDPLEASVKSEPAESAGDCDIPAPVVCEDLAEQSMLSEIKAEQRLEGRHDSAAARSPGRVALKSRPVHRHPGQVRGRRAKNGTAIWAGNDCPSCGRGFADRPSFKEHLVTAECCCAGCRGCPPRAERAGGEGQWCCEICSEYFDRQCSLAAHMSAHTGTRVLFCRLCGRLFQNKGSLHAHLRGHLGERPFRCNYCSKAFVMRSPLSKHVKVHLLFGCDHCGRAFARKELLIDHIQGHSDDGPFDCDYCGESFARKDVLAGHIGVHVAEGPFRCGCCGEKFLRKELLAEHERDYFEERLLANLKVNRLHPCRQYGKGPWARPESERPVPCKARFT, from the exons ATGGATGCTGGCGGGATGACCTCACAGCCGCGGCTCACCGTGAAGCGTGAGGTCGAAGCGGAGATGCCCGCTCGGAGTAGCTGCAAG AATGTGTGTGGCGGTCCTACAGAGAATGGAAACTTACATTTTGCGTTTGTTAAGTGGACCCCCAGTGTCGACACTTTGCACGAGTCGTTGCCACTCATAAAATGTGAAAGAGAG GATCCGCTTGAATGTGAGCCGGAAGATGCAGGCGGCTGCGACACCCTTGCGCCAGTCTCGTGCAAGGACAATGTGCAGCAG GACCCGCTGGAAGCGTCGGTCAAGTCGGAGCCGGCAGAATCCGCGGGCGACTGCGACATCCCCGCGCCCGTCGTTTGCGAGGACCTCGCGGAACAG AGTATGCTCTCCGAGATAAAGGCTGAGCAACGGCTCGAAGGCAGACACGACAGTGCCGCAGCGCGGAGTCCCGGTCGCGTGGCCCTCAAGAGCCGTCCTGTGCACAGACACCCGGGACAAGTTCGCGGTCGTCGCGCGAAGAACGGCACGGCGATCTGGGCCGGCAACGACTGCCCGAGCTGCGGGAGGGGGTTCGCGGACCGGCCCAGCTTCAAGGAGCACCTGGTGACCGCGGAGTGCTGCTGCGCGGGGTGCCGCGGCTGCCCCCCGCGCGCGGAGCGTGCCGGCGGCGAGGGGCAGTGGTGCTGCGAGATCTGCAGCGAGTACTTCGACCGGCAGTGCTCGCTCGCCGCGCACATGTCCGCGCACACGGGCACCCGGGTGCTGTTCTGCCGGCTGTGCGGGCGGCTGTTCCAGAACAAGGGCAGCCTGCACGCGCACCTCCGCGGCCACCTGGGCGAGCGCCCCTTCCGCTGCAACTACTGCAGCAAGGCCTTCGTGATGAGGAGCCCCCTCTCCAAGCACGTCAAGGTCCACCTGCTGTTCGGCTGCGACCACTGCGGCCGGGCGTTCGCCCGCAAGGAGCTCCTCATCGACCACATCCAGGGCCACTCGGACGACGGCCCGTTCGACTGCGACTACTGCGGCGAGTCGTTCGCGCGGAAGGACGTCCTGGCCGGCCACATCGGGGTCCACGTGGCCGAGGGCCCCTTCAGGTGCGGCTGCTGCGGGGAGAAGTTCCTGCGCAAGGAACTGCTAGCGGAGCACGAGAGGGACTACTTCGAGGAGCGCCTCCTGGCGAACCTGAAGGTGAACCGCTTGCACCCGTGCCGGCAGTACGGCAAGGGCCCCTGGGCGCGGCCCGAGTCGGAGCGCCCGGTCCCGTGCAAGGCCAGGTTCACTTGA